The genomic stretch TCCATGCGAAACGCGTTGACGTACTGCGATGCGGACTCGCAGACCATACAGCCTTTCGCAGCACCCAAGTGTTATACGACCACACCTCCAACACTGCCTACCATCCAGGCACAACTAACCACCGACACAGAGCCCTAGTTCGTGGCCTGACAGGTGCTCGACGACCTTCTCGCAGTCACCCGTCCCACTATCAACATGAGTCCGTTTCCGAAGGCATACCCGGGCAGTTAGTGTGCTGCCAGTCCTTGAAGCTGCACGCGCCTCGGATTGGCACCATCTTTTCCATGAGTAGCGAAATGGGCATCGAACAGGGGGCATTGGTTCGATGGATCGACACCAGCGTTGTGTGTGGACCTGCTTGCAGTCTGCGTCTAGGCTTTGTGCACCGCTTGACAGTAATCTTGCCGTGCTGGAAATTCGAATAGCCAAGCTACGCGGAAAATTGTCCAAAGTCTTTGTGCCGCCGACCCCGAGCATTTTCCTGTTCCATGCAACTATTTTTCTAGGACTGTGAATACACGTTTGGCTGAATCGACGGTCTGATCCAACTCTTCAGCGGAAAGCTTTGACCCACGACTACCACCTGTATCGTTGCAGCCAAATCGTAAATTCGAGAAAGTGAAAACATCGTCCTGCTAGATACAAAAGGCTACACTTAGAATAATTTTAATCTTCGTTGGACTCTGACGAGGAAGAGTTTATTGGCATCTGTTGAAAAATAGTTAGGGGTAATCGTGCGACTTAGTCACGAGGAAATTCGTTTAGATGGTGATCACGCAAAAGTAGCTTACGCTGCATCTATTCCACCAAAGCGACTTATTGTATTTATCCATGGTTTTCTTGGAAGGGATAAATCATCATGGGGGAATATGGTGGATTTTCCCGAAGGCGAACAGTTTTGGTTAGAGTCAGATCTTTTGTTTGTAGGCTATAAAACAATTCAATCCAACCAGTCAATTCAAGGGCTTTCAGGAAACATTCATGAAGAACTGAAGTGTTATTATCCAGCACAGAATAGTAGCATGTACATGTCTGGTGACTATAAACTTCGTGAGTACAATAATGAAGAATATGAAGAACTATACCTCGTCGGTCACTCGATGGGTGGAGTAATTGTTAAGCAGATTGTTTCCAACGACGCTGCTAATGTTATAAATAATTTGCAGGAAGAAGTAATATATTCGAATTCTAACGTTCGGTTATTTAGCCCGGCGCATGGGGGGTTTCGGCCAATGGGGACATTGTGGCTACTGTGCATGGGGGAGATATTATCTCCCTTCATTTCCTACCTTGCTGATCTTAAGGTTAACTCGCCATATTTAACCGATCTGAAGGGGCGATGCGATATTTTGGCAAGTCGATTCAGTGTCACCCCGCTGGGCTTGACAAACTTAATTCTATGGGCACGTCCAGAGCATGTCGTTGCCGTAACTTCGACAAGTGTTGACGTCGTAATAGGTGAAGTTCGTGGAAAAACTCACACGACCATTTGTAAGCCGTCAAGTTCTTATGTAACCCCTTGGACCTTTATTCAAAGTGATGGTGTGAAGAAATGACTATAGAAGGATTTCGTCTCAACAACTTTGATCAATTTGTACTTAAGGTCAGAGGGAGTCTCGCATTAAACCCCTTGAAATATATTGAGGCTGTTCAAGTTAGAATCTTGGAAGAGCTGGGCGAATGGCGCCGCCTTGGAAGTGAAATTGGATATTTCCCTCTAGATTCCATCGCCACTAGCAAGCCGGTGGAGGATCGGGCGATACTGGAAATTTTCCGCAGACAGCTATCCTATTCGATGGACTTGTTGGAACCGGATGACATTAAAGCGATTGGATTAATTTTCTACGCGGATGATTCTGAATGGAAAAAGCAGATTATGATACTTCGAAGGTGCTTAAGTCTTCGTTCTAAGTTTGCTGGCGTCAAGGACGGTGATCGCCCGGAGTATGGTAGTAGCTTGGGGCAATTAGATGAACTACTTGATCAAATTTCATGGATAAGCTCGTACTATATAAGCGATATTATTGATGGTCGAGAGTTCACTTCCGGATACCCTTCTGACTGGCGGTTTGCAACGAATGAACTAATAGATACTCGCATTGATCAACTGCAGAAGTTCGTTCAAGCTCTTGCAAAACGGGCAAGGAAGTCTCGAGAAAGTAATGCAGCCGAAAGTTTCGTTGAGGGAAAGCTAGGCAGTGCATCTGTCCGTGTTCATGAGAATCTGATTTCGAAGTCACATCAAAAAAGTTCGCTGTTGATTCCCGCGCGCAGGCGCAACCTCGGGCGATGGTCGCCCAAGGTGACGGAACGTTCGTTCAGAATGCGAGCGTTTGATAGCTTTCCAAAGCGAACAGGGCGGAAATTGATTGATCATTTGAACTCGTTACCTGGTTCGACTTTAAAGTCTGTAGTTCGTGAAAACAATATATTTGTCGCGAGTATGAAGTCAGAATCACCCGAGAGCCTTGTTTTTCGTGAGAACATTCTAAAAGATCTGGCGGTCGACCCAAAGCAAGTAAAATTCCTGAATGTGAGCGTTGAGGCGAAATCTTCGGGCAAGAAAGTGATTGGACCGTTGGGTGAGGAGATCGTACATATTTCGTCAGCAACTGTTGCAGGGCTGTGGGAAAAAGTGTCATCTGAGGTCAGGAAATCTGGCTCGAAGGTTGTCGTTGTCGGCGGAGATAGAGTGTCCGTTGAAGTTACCAAATCTGCAGTGCGACTCGTTGATTCTAAGAACGGCGCCGAAATCCGAGTTATAGGAAAGGGGCGAGGAAGCGATGGCCTTCGTGCTCCGCTGGTGTTTGTCAATTCGACTCAAGTGAATTGATCGCCGCGAAGCGCTTGACTGTGCTCTTTAGCACTGTTCCATAATTCAACAAAGCTCGCTAGGTCAGGCGGTATTTGTTCCGTCAATTGTGCCGTGGCTAGGCCGACTTGGTCCTTGAAGCAGCAGGAATTTTTTGCGGCATCGCAAGGACGCCAAGTTGAACAGGCAACCCTACGCCTAGATCAGGGCGGCCGCTGCCGCATCCAGCAGCCACCAGGTACCGGTTCTGCCCGACACGCCCGAAGCCGGAACTCGTTCGCGGGTCACCGGCGTCTGGCCCAGGGCCACACCGGCGGCCGGCGCCTTGTCCGCCCCGGCCACCACCAGCCACACGGCGCGGGCGGAATTGATGGCCTCAAAACTCAAGGACACGCGCAACGGTGGCGGCTTGGGTGAAGCGTGCACCCCGATGACATGGGCGCCGGTGGTTGCCGCTCCCACATGATCGGGGAAGAGCGAGGCCACGTGGGAATCCGGGCCCATGCCCAGCATCAACACATCGAAGATCGGCAGTTCTCCGGGTGTGCCCTCGTTCGACGCCTCTTCGGCCAAGACGTTCGCGTAGGCCACGGCAGCCTCCTCGGGAGTGCCGAAGTCATCGGTTGAACCCATGACGTGCACCCGGCCGCGATCGAGGCCGTGGCCATCAAGCACCGAGAGCAAGACCTCCGCCTGGACCGCGTTGCGATCAGCGGAGTTGGATTCGACAAAGCGTTCATCTCCCCAATAGATGTTCACTCGCGACCAATCGACCGCACTCAGCGCGGGGGAGGCGGCCACCTGAGCCAGCGAGGCGATGCCCAGCGTGCCGCCGGTGAGTACCACGCTGGCCTCACCGCGGGCTGCCTGAGCGTCGATGATGGCGGTGATGAGCCGGGCGGCGATGGCCGCGGCGGTGCTGGGGAGATCCGGGTGGATCACCACGTGGCGTTTAGCGTTCACTGGCACGGATGCTCCTCAGGTTGGTGAGTTTCAGTCCCTCACGCACCACCTCGCCAAAGAGCTCGTCCGGGTCTAGTCGGCGCATCTCCTCGGAGAGGCAGTCGGAGACCGAACGTTGTGGCAGGGAAATGAGTTGAGCCTTTTGCCCCGGCTGGTACAGCTCGGCCACATCCCCCGGTGGGCGGCTGAGTTCCACGTCCCCGGCCGTGCGGCAGAAGCGCACCGAACGAACGCCGGTGCCCTCGGGTGTCGAGGCCAGGGTGACGGGGATGCGCAGGCGCAGCCGCAGCCAGGCGGCCAGCAGCACCGTTGAGGGTGAATCCACCGCTCCGGTGACGGTGGCCGAGGTGACTAGGGCCGGGTCCAACTGGTCAAAGACCGAAGCCAGCTGGGCACGCCAGAGGGTCAGTCGGGTCCATGCCAGATCGGTGTCTCCGGCACGGTAGGTCTCGGCCAGCGAGAAGAGCGCGGCGCGCGGGTCCTCCTCGGCACCGGAATCGGTGATGCGGCGGTGCGCGATACGGCCCAGCGGGGTATTGGCCGCATCGGCCGGCACCCCATGCGGCCACCAGGCCACGATCGGGGCGTCGGGCAACAGCAAACCGGAGACCAGGGATTCATCCACCTTGGCGTCGGGGCCAAAGGTGTGCAGCACGATGACTTCGGCGGCACCTGCCTCGCCACCGAGACGAATCTGCGCGTCGAGTCGAGTCTCCTCGGTGGGATCGCCCTGAACGATCACCACAATGCGGCAAGGGTGTTCGCGGCTGGCCAACGCGGCGGCCGAGATGGCGGCTTCCTCGAAGCCGGCACGGGTGATCACCAGCAGGGTCAGTACGCGCGAGAGCGCGGAGGAACCACCGGCGCTGCGCATCGTGACCAATTTCTTGGAGATCTTCGAGGTGGTGGTGTCCTGCATCTGCACAATCATGGGCGGCGCCATGTCCTTCCGTCGCGAGCCATCAATTCGTCGGCCGAGGCCGGTCCCCAGGAGCCCGGGGCGTAGGGTTCGGGCTGTTCGGTGGCAGCCGCCCAGTACTCCTCAAACGGGTCAAGGATGCGCCAGGACTGTTCAACTTCTTCGTGCCTCGGGAACAGCGGTGGTTCGCCGAGCAAGACGTCCAAGATCAGTCGTTCGTAGGCCTCGGGGGAGGACTCGGTGAAGGCGTGCCCGTAACCGAAGTCCATGGTCACATCGCGCACCTCCATCTGGGTGCCGGGAACCTTGGAGCCGAAACGCAGCGTCACGCCCTCATCGGGCTGCACCCGGATGACGATGGCGTTCTGCCCAAACTCGTCATCCTGGTGATCACGGAAGAGCAGGTTGGGAGCGCGCTTGAAGACCACCGCGATCTCGGTGACGCGACGGCCCAGGCGTTTGCCGGCGCGCAGGTAGAACGGTGCACCGGCCCAGCGGCGGGTGTTGATATCCACCTTGATCGCCGCGTAGGTTTCGGTCTTCGACGCAGGATTAAAGCCCTCCTCGTCCAGGAAGCCGGTGACCTTTTCCCCACCCTGCCAGCCGGAGGTGTATTGCCCGCGGGCGCTTGCCTGCCCCAGGTCCTCGGGTAGACGCACGGCGGCGAGAATCTTTTCCTTCTCGCTGCGCAGGTGATCGGCGTCGAAGCTGATGGGCTCCTCCATGGCGGTGAGGGCCAAAAGCTGCAGCAGGTGGTTCTGAATGACGTCGCGGGCGGCGCCGACCCCGTCGTAGTACCCGGCGCGGCCGCCAATGCCGATGTCCTCGGCCATGGTGATCTGCACATGGTCAACGTACTTGGAGTTCCATAGCGGTTCAAAAAGCTGGTTGGCGAAGCGCAGTGCCAGCAGGTTCTGCACCGTTTCCTTGCCCAGATAGTGGTCGATGCGGAAGACGGCATCGGGCGGGAACACCGATTCAACGATCTCGTTCAGCTCACGGGCCGACTTCAGGTTGTGCCCAAACGGCTTTTCGATGACCACGCGTGACCAGCCGGCATCCGGGGAAGCATCGTTGGCCAGCCCGTGCTTGGAAAGCTGCTCGCAGACCTGCTCAAAGGAGTTCGGGGGGATGGAGAGATAAAAAGCGTGGTTTTTGCCGGTGCCGCGGGTGGTGTTCAGTTCCGCAAGGGTCGCGCGAAGCCGGATGAAGGCATCGTCATCGTCAAAACCACCGGAAATGAAACGCAGGCCGCTGGAGAGCTGCTCCCAGACCGTCTCGTTAAAGGCGGTGCGCGCGTGGGCCTGAACCCAGGCCTTGGCCTCGGCGGCAAATTGCTGCGCGTCCCAGTCGCGGCGGCCGAAGCCAACAATCGCGAAGTTGGGCGGCAGCAGGCCGCGGTTGGCCAGGTCGTACACGGCGGGCATGAGTTTTTTGCGGGCCAGATCCCCGGTGATGCCGAAGAACACCAGGGCCGAGGGACCGGCAATGCGGTCCAGGCGTCGGTCCCGACGATCGCGCAGGGGATTGGGGGTGGTTGACGCGGTGCGCCGAGAGGAATCAAGCATCAGCGGGGCAGAATCCTTCGCAGGAGGGAGGGGGGAAAAGCAAAAGGGTGGTACTGCGGTCAACAGCGCGCACCGGGTAGCAAATGTACCCGATACGCGCTGAAGCGATGAAGCAGACGTACCGGTGTGTTTTAGGCCGTGGCCAGGTTCCGCACCAATTCTTCGAGCTGGCGGATTCCCGCGTCCTTGTCACGTAGGTGCAGACGCAAGACCGGGCGACCCAGATCGGTGAGCACGTGGGCATCTCCGCTGGACTGCGCGGCGAGCAACTCACCGAAGGTGAAGTCTCGTCCGGGGATGGACAGATCCATGGTGGACTCGGCGCTCAGCTGCAGGTAGGCGCCCACGCGTGGGCCACCCTTGTGGAACTGTCCGGTGGAGTGCAAGAAGCGCGGACCCCAGCCGAAGGTTACCGGGCGATCAGTCGCGGCCGCCAACAGCGGACGCAACTCCTCCAGTTGCCCATCGGCGTGACGGTTCAGGTAGGTCTGCACCGCGAGGTAACCGTTGGACGGCATGGCCGCCAACAGGGCATTAAGCGCCTCGGTCAGCGTGTTCACTCCGGCCAACAAATCGGCCGATCCGCTCACCTCGATGGCGCCCTCAACCAGCAGCGGCGATTCATCCTCCGGGGTAGCATCCAGGAACGAACGGGCCGCAACCTTGGCCGCCTCCACGTCGGGCTGGTTAAACGGATCGATCTCCAACAGGTGCCCGGCGATCACCGTGGCGTACTCCCAGAGCAGCATCTGCGCACCGAGGGCGCCGGAGAGGGCCACGGCGGAGCTGGACGCATCCAGCTCATCATCGGTGAGCAGGCCGGTGTCGGCCACCAGACGAATCTGCAGGAAATCCGCCGCGGCGCTGGTGGTTTCCGGGGATCCGGCCTCCACCACAACGGGTAGTACCCCGCGCTGAGACTTGCCGGTGGATTCGGCGATGAGCTGTTCGGCCCAGTCGGCAAAGCCCACCAGTCCCGATCCCTCATCGCTGAAGATCAGCTTGTCACGCAGCGGCACGGTGCCGGCCATCGCGGCGCCCAGGGCGAGGGCGATGTTATCTTCATCGTCCTCGGCGAGGAACTCCGCTGCGTCGGCGGCCTCATCGAGGAAGGCGGCGATGTCCACGCCGGCCAGGCCCGCGGGCACCAGACCGAAGGCGGTGAGCGCCGAGTAGCGCCCGCCAACGTTCGGATCGGCATTAAAGACCGCGCGGTATCCGGCGGCACGGCTGGCCTCATCCATCGGCGAGCCGGGATCGGTGACCACGATGATGCGGCGTGCGGCGTTGATGCCGGCGTCATTAAACGCCTGCTCAAAGACGCGACGCTGCGAGTCGGTCTCCACGGTGGAGCCAGACTTTGAGGAAACCACCAGCGCGGTGGTCGCCAAGCGATCGGTCAGGATGCCGGCGAGCATCTCCGGGTCGGTGGAATCGGCGACCACCAGCTCCACATTATTGGTGGCGCAGATGACCTCCGGGGCCAGTGAGGAGCCGCCCATGCCGGCGAGCACAATGCGGTTGACCCCCTCGGCGCGCAACTCATCACGCAGCGCCAGGATCGCTGGCACCAGGGCCCGCGAGGTGCTCGGGGCATCGATCCAGCCCAGACGCGTGGCCGCCTCCTCGCGTGCCGAGGGGACCCAGATGCTGGTGTCCTTGTTGCTGATGCGGCTGGCTACCTGCGTGGTGACCAAGGTGGGTACATGCGCCTCGATGGCCGCCTGCGCGGCCCCCATGGCGATGAACCCGAGGGAACTCATTTCCCGCCAGCGTTCTTCAGCGAGGCTGCGAGGTCGGTGAGTAGTTCGTTCCAGGCGCTCTCGAACTTCTCCAGACCCTCAACCTCGAGCTTGGCCACAACATCGTTGTAGTCAACACCCAGGGCAGCGAGGGAGTCGAGCACGGCGTTGGCCTCGGCGTAGCCGCCGGTGACGGTATCTCCGGTGATCACCGCGTGATCGGCGGTGGCTTCCAGGGTCTTCTCCGGCATGGTGTTCACGGTGTTCGGTGCGCACAGTCCGGTGACGTAGAGGGTGTCCGGCAGGGCCGGATCCTTCACGCCGGTGGAGGCCCACAGCGGGCGCTGTGCGTTGGCGCCGGCGGCGGCCAACAGGTTCCAGCGCTCGGAGGTGAAGGACTCCTCGTAGACCTGGTAGGCCAAAATGGCGTTGGCCAGTCCGGCCTTGCCACGCATCGACTCGGCCTCGGGGGTGTTGATGACGTTCAGGCGGGCGTCAATTTCCGAATCCACGCGGGAAACGAAGAAGGAAGCGACCGAGTGGATCTTTGACACATCGTGGCCATTGGCCTTCGCTGCCTCCAGACCGGTGAGGAAGGCGTTGATGACCGCGCGGTAGCGTTCCAGGGAGAAGATCAGGGTGACGTTCACCGAGATGCCGGCGGCCAAGGTTTCGGCGATGGCTTCCAGGCCCTCGACGGTCGCCGGGATCTTGATGAGCACGTTTTCGCGGTTGACCAGGTCGTAGAGCACCTTGGCTTCGGCGATGGTCTCCGCGGTCTTGCGGGCAAGACGCGGGTCAACCTCGATGGAGACGCGGCCATCGGCACCGTTGGTGGCCGCGGCGATGGGTGCGAACAGGTCGCAGGCGGCCGCGACGTCATCGCTGGTGATCTTGAAGACTGCTTCCTCGGCGTCCATGCCGGCGGCTGCCAGCTGGGCAACCTGCTGCGCGTAGGACTCGCCGTTGGACAGTGCGGCGTGGAAGATCGAGGGGTTGGTGGTCACACCAACAACGTTCTTCTCCTTGATCAGTGCTTCCAGCGAACCGGAGGACAAGCGCTCGCGTGAAAGGTCATCCAACCAGATGGATACGCCGGCGTCGGAAAGTGCCTGGGTGTTTGTGTTACTCACGATGAAAAATCCTTTGGGAAGTGGTGAAAGTCGGGGGGATTACTTGGCGGCCGAGATGGAATCAAGAGCCGCGGCGGTGATGGCCTCGGTGGTGATTCCAAATTCGGAGTACAGGCGCTTGTAGTCGGCCGATGCCCCGTAGTGATCCAACGAGATGATGCGTCCGGCATCCCCAACGAGTTCGCGCCAGCCCTGGGCCACGCCGGCCTCGACGGAAACGCGGGCCTTGATCGCTGCCGGGAGCACCGATTCGCGGTAGGCGGCATCCTGCTTGTTAAACCATTCCAGGCAGGGGATGGACACGACACGCGCGCCCACGCCCTGAGCCTGAAGTGCTTCACGGGCCTCGATGGCCAGGGAA from Paeniglutamicibacter sp. Y32M11 encodes the following:
- a CDS encoding alpha/beta hydrolase; its protein translation is MRLSHEEIRLDGDHAKVAYAASIPPKRLIVFIHGFLGRDKSSWGNMVDFPEGEQFWLESDLLFVGYKTIQSNQSIQGLSGNIHEELKCYYPAQNSSMYMSGDYKLREYNNEEYEELYLVGHSMGGVIVKQIVSNDAANVINNLQEEVIYSNSNVRLFSPAHGGFRPMGTLWLLCMGEILSPFISYLADLKVNSPYLTDLKGRCDILASRFSVTPLGLTNLILWARPEHVVAVTSTSVDVVIGEVRGKTHTTICKPSSSYVTPWTFIQSDGVKK
- the pgl gene encoding 6-phosphogluconolactonase, yielding MNAKRHVVIHPDLPSTAAAIAARLITAIIDAQAARGEASVVLTGGTLGIASLAQVAASPALSAVDWSRVNIYWGDERFVESNSADRNAVQAEVLLSVLDGHGLDRGRVHVMGSTDDFGTPEEAAVAYANVLAEEASNEGTPGELPIFDVLMLGMGPDSHVASLFPDHVGAATTGAHVIGVHASPKPPPLRVSLSFEAINSARAVWLVVAGADKAPAAGVALGQTPVTRERVPASGVSGRTGTWWLLDAAAAALI
- a CDS encoding glucose-6-phosphate dehydrogenase assembly protein OpcA, producing MIVQMQDTTTSKISKKLVTMRSAGGSSALSRVLTLLVITRAGFEEAAISAAALASREHPCRIVVIVQGDPTEETRLDAQIRLGGEAGAAEVIVLHTFGPDAKVDESLVSGLLLPDAPIVAWWPHGVPADAANTPLGRIAHRRITDSGAEEDPRAALFSLAETYRAGDTDLAWTRLTLWRAQLASVFDQLDPALVTSATVTGAVDSPSTVLLAAWLRLRLRIPVTLASTPEGTGVRSVRFCRTAGDVELSRPPGDVAELYQPGQKAQLISLPQRSVSDCLSEEMRRLDPDELFGEVVREGLKLTNLRSIRASER
- the zwf gene encoding glucose-6-phosphate dehydrogenase, which codes for MLDSSRRTASTTPNPLRDRRDRRLDRIAGPSALVFFGITGDLARKKLMPAVYDLANRGLLPPNFAIVGFGRRDWDAQQFAAEAKAWVQAHARTAFNETVWEQLSSGLRFISGGFDDDDAFIRLRATLAELNTTRGTGKNHAFYLSIPPNSFEQVCEQLSKHGLANDASPDAGWSRVVIEKPFGHNLKSARELNEIVESVFPPDAVFRIDHYLGKETVQNLLALRFANQLFEPLWNSKYVDHVQITMAEDIGIGGRAGYYDGVGAARDVIQNHLLQLLALTAMEEPISFDADHLRSEKEKILAAVRLPEDLGQASARGQYTSGWQGGEKVTGFLDEEGFNPASKTETYAAIKVDINTRRWAGAPFYLRAGKRLGRRVTEIAVVFKRAPNLLFRDHQDDEFGQNAIVIRVQPDEGVTLRFGSKVPGTQMEVRDVTMDFGYGHAFTESSPEAYERLILDVLLGEPPLFPRHEEVEQSWRILDPFEEYWAAATEQPEPYAPGSWGPASADELMARDGRTWRRP
- a CDS encoding glucose-6-phosphate isomerase, giving the protein MSSLGFIAMGAAQAAIEAHVPTLVTTQVASRISNKDTSIWVPSAREEAATRLGWIDAPSTSRALVPAILALRDELRAEGVNRIVLAGMGGSSLAPEVICATNNVELVVADSTDPEMLAGILTDRLATTALVVSSKSGSTVETDSQRRVFEQAFNDAGINAARRIIVVTDPGSPMDEASRAAGYRAVFNADPNVGGRYSALTAFGLVPAGLAGVDIAAFLDEAADAAEFLAEDDEDNIALALGAAMAGTVPLRDKLIFSDEGSGLVGFADWAEQLIAESTGKSQRGVLPVVVEAGSPETTSAAADFLQIRLVADTGLLTDDELDASSSAVALSGALGAQMLLWEYATVIAGHLLEIDPFNQPDVEAAKVAARSFLDATPEDESPLLVEGAIEVSGSADLLAGVNTLTEALNALLAAMPSNGYLAVQTYLNRHADGQLEELRPLLAAATDRPVTFGWGPRFLHSTGQFHKGGPRVGAYLQLSAESTMDLSIPGRDFTFGELLAAQSSGDAHVLTDLGRPVLRLHLRDKDAGIRQLEELVRNLATA
- the tal gene encoding transaldolase, translated to MSNTNTQALSDAGVSIWLDDLSRERLSSGSLEALIKEKNVVGVTTNPSIFHAALSNGESYAQQVAQLAAAGMDAEEAVFKITSDDVAAACDLFAPIAAATNGADGRVSIEVDPRLARKTAETIAEAKVLYDLVNRENVLIKIPATVEGLEAIAETLAAGISVNVTLIFSLERYRAVINAFLTGLEAAKANGHDVSKIHSVASFFVSRVDSEIDARLNVINTPEAESMRGKAGLANAILAYQVYEESFTSERWNLLAAAGANAQRPLWASTGVKDPALPDTLYVTGLCAPNTVNTMPEKTLEATADHAVITGDTVTGGYAEANAVLDSLAALGVDYNDVVAKLEVEGLEKFESAWNELLTDLAASLKNAGGK